The window GGAGCAAGAAGCATCGAGGCGCCAACCGATTCGAGACACAACGCTGCCCGAAAACACACAGATCGGCCTTACATGAGAATCATCTCGGCTACGTCGTCGTTGTGGAGACgtgcggcggcgaggccttCGCTGCATCCACACACGCGGACACACTCTGCATTCACGACTCGCaagcgttttcctctttcacTCCATCTGTATGTACATCCCGAACCATACACGTAAGTGAACAAGTGAACGACAGTTTTGATTTGGGAGTGGTCTTGGCACCcgcgttttgtgtctctAGCTTCCCTCTACAACAGCTGCCCTAGAGTTCCCCTGCGCTTTCCGGGCCCTCTGGGGCGTCACCTGTGGCGCTTCACCTCCGGCGCGTTCcgccgctttttcttctccggtcTCTGCGCCAGGGATGCTCTTTCCAGTCCTTCCTAAAGATTTGGAAatcttcaccttcttcgtctctcctcaccACACAAAGCCAACGTCCTGGCCAGTGGCGGCGCCGTGCACCAACTCGAAGGGAAGACGCTCGGCTGTGAGCTTCAGGAGATCTCTCGCGCGAGTCTGGAGTTGCGCGTACACGCGAGCGTAGACTTCCTGCTTGCTCTCCGTCCGTgaagagcagaggaagacgggacCGTCACGCGGGTCTGCAAGCTGCGCACCGGAATGCAGGGAAGCATCGCTGTCGTGCCTTTCCAGAGGACCGCTTCGACTGAAGCTTTCGCGCGCTGAAAAAGAAGGCATTCTTTCTCTGATTTTCGCGGGCGGTGCCGTTCTTCCCACAAACAGCGCTGCACGCCGAGAGGCGTCTTGTCCTTCGCTCGAGGCGGCAAGAGGCGGATCACGGGGTATCGTGTCTgtgccttctgtctcttgtgcGGTGTCTGTCGCTCCGGTGTGAAAGGCCTTTATTCTTCCCTGTTCTCCCTGAGAGACATCGACGGCGCCCGCCTCGACGTTCTCGCTCGGGGCACATCGGTGCCCAACCCCCTCGACATCTCTCTCGTCAGCGTCGCCTTGGTTTGGTTCTCCcgctcgtccttctcctggGCCACGAGCGATCATGGATCCGCAGAAAAGGGACACGTCGAGGGGTCGGCTCGCCCCGGCGGCAGGCCAAGTCGCCGACTGCACTtctgctccgtctcctcggAGCTCGGATTCCAAATCCAAAACGGAtgtggcttctctctccggcgcaagaaggcgagagaggaaagcgtcAAACCCCAACGACAGCGGACAGAGAgccagaggagacaacggaggagacaacggaggagacaacggaggagaagagagagaggaagagagagaaggacagagagactccGCGGGGGTGTGCGCCGGAGGCGGGGCAGTTAAAAGGCCAATACGTGCACAGCACCCAACAAGGCCCGCAAGATCGTGGAATGGCATGGAGTCGCTTAACTCCACAGCTCGATGAagcaggagagcgagaagaagtggaTCGTAATCtgaaggggaaaagagacagaaaacaatCAGGGAGGGAACCCGCGCTGGCGATGTAGAAGCGAGCAAGCACGCGGTGCGGAAAGCAAGCAGGAGACTGCAAAAAGACAAACAAGTTGATGgggagacaagcgagaaacgagacaagCGCGAAGCAGACCAAACGCGCCGGAGGATttcgaggaggacgaagccCGAGCAAAAGATAGATTCTCAAGCTGGAGGGAAACGGcggcagcgaggacgaagaaaaggcagaggaCGGAGCAGACtggggagaggggaaggaagaaacgaaacacaGGCGAGAATTCGAGAGAAGTTGCAAAGACGCAAGGTGAAACAGAGGCCCAAAACCCAGGAAGGCATGATgcgggagaacgagaaaagacgagaaggggaatAAAGCAGAAAAAGTATTCCGACGAGGGGGAGGGGAACGACGACGGCGTAGCTCGAAGAAGCTACGGAAGCGAGAATCAGGCGAATGAGAAGAAACGTAGAGAAGCAAAACTTGATGTGGCAGGTCCTCAGCCTGCCTATATCCGTGGTTCTCCAGAACGCGGCGTCTTTTCGACTTTGCTCCGCTGCTCGGAAACTCCCTGTGACCGAAACAACAGTGCATGCTCTTACGTTTGTATTTCGCGAGGGCGCTGGCGAGAAAGTGCAGATCGCCGCCAGTCAgttgctgtctctggaggaTGAACTGCCAAACCAGTCGACGCCATAAACTGCGGAGATTCCTGAGTTGATCTCGCACGTgttcttctgcgcctcttccaACACGTCTCGCCTTCAATCCTTTgcctggcctctctccttgctctctGTCCTTTGCGGGCCtcacttcctctccttttcttgttCTAGTCTCCTCTGGCTTCGTTGcgtcttcgtttttgtcttctgccAGGCACCGcatcttctcgtttcctgcgtACAGCCTTTTTCCGTCTGCATTTCCCTTCATAgccccgtcctctccttgCCACTGGGAATGCTGCGAAACCTTgtgcttcgcctctgtgACCGCTTCcggtctctcttcgtcttcacgCCGTTCGTGCGGCGACGCTACTCCCGCCTCCTCTACGTGCTCGTGAGACTGAGACGAATGGACCAGCCGAGAATACGCgcaggaagacggaagagcaCATGACGCAGCCGAGGCTGCGAGAGAAGCATGCGCTGACCTTTTTTGTTGTCCAGTTTGAGCCGGAGATGCACCGACACTCGCAGGTTCGTCGTTGAGGGGAAGCGGCGCCTGCCGGTtcagctgtctgtacagctccAGCAAGGGgagcacgcgagagaagaggagacgcgacggcagAGGTCGGTCAATGGGTTGGTGCCGAAGCATTTTCAGCAATTTCGTGACTGTGGGCAGCAAACAAACACGCAAACAGATTGCAAGCACAACCTGTGAATCAGCGAATCATTTGGCAGGGAACactcgcagagagacgaagaagaagcaaaaacggTTCGTGCAGTGCTCAGCCAAGCGGAGCAGCATCAACACTCAAGCACGCCTTTCAAAGCTAATATCTGTTTCCATTTTAGATGAGGATGTATGTGCGTACGTcaacggagaggcgaaagtCGATCACGATACgtctgcagagacaaaaaaaggcTGCGCCACGCTGGTACGAGTCAAAGTTTCGCAGTCGGCTCATCGCAACGAGCGAAACCAACACACTGCATCAGCTGTCATGACACTCCGCAGAGAGAGTCGCATATAGCAACGACCTCTTGATGCAAAAGATGATAGGATTTAGAGGCAAGCGGTCAGACGCttgaagagacgggagatatcgttttctctccgggTTCAGTCCCTGTGTGCGGTGGTATCCTTGAGAGTTGAGATGAACAGGTTGCCGGGTGACGAGCTCTTCCACTTCTGTCTCTAGCTGTTCCCTGTGGAGGCATGCCCTACGTTGgtgaggaagagcgacagcgtCAAGCAGGTAGGGCGGCAGGTCCTCTGGACTCTCGCGGTTGTCTCGcatcctgtctctgcctttccgtATTTCTTTCGAGCGAAGTTCTCGGCCCTTTGCCTTCCCGATCCCCCCGTCGGTGTCGGTCGATCGCCCAACAACTCCGTGTCCCAGATGCTCCTTGACGAGACGGGACTGTGACGCGGGGCAGCCTTCGACACTGTCTTCGCTGGGAAGGGAACTCGCCGACACGAAAGGCGGCGGTGCCTGTCGCGAAGCCGCCAATCTGCGCTTCGAGAGACTCAACGGCGCCAGCGAAACAGCCAGGGGAGCTGCTGCCGCCCCCCCCCAGTTTCCTCGCGGTCGCCATTTTCGCtcgaaaagcggaaacagagaggtcGCAGATGGAAAAGGGCCAGTGGAGGAGCGCCGGGAACGACGGGGCCGCGCGAAAAACGGATCGACAGTGCAAGCTTTCCGGTCCTGGAGAACGGAAGTATCTGCTTGCGCAGGCTCGGGTCCCAAAGACAGCCCGCTTGATTCACACGGCAGGGAAATCCAAAATCCCGGTCGCCGTGGACACGCGCGTGGCCGCAGCATGCCGGGCCACGGTGACCCGCAGAAAACCCGCACTGGGGTCTAGGAAATGATCAGGTGATAAATTGAGTGTGACATGGATCCCTAGACAGCCTGTGCAGATCAAAGGGGAGCGCGCGACTCAAAGGAGCTCCATCTGAATAGCAAAACAGAACTGCCAGAAAGCAACGGGGCGGAAGCTCGTCGGCCGCTGGGCTTGAACTGGGCACAGAAAAGCGGCGACACTCGTTGAGGCACCCGTAGGCTGCCACGCCTTAGTTTCCGGGCGAATCAGGGGGACAGACACATTTTGAAAAGCCTTTTTCTGAATGCCTGTAGCTGAATCGAAGAGCGAGTGGACTGTCAGCTAAGTGAAACGAAGAATCTCCTTTACGAAGCTGCATCTAAAAAAACGCGATACCCAGTACACAGCAACCGGCAGACATATTGTGAGCGTTTTcagcgcatgcgcatgcatgctgGTTCTCGGTGTAAAATGTTGCATGAATCACAGACTTTGGATAATGCAAGGGAAATCAACACCTTAACTGTAACTGTCTAGCCGGGGCATCGAACGGTAATGCTCCAGCAGTTGGTTACAGGAAAGTATGCAATCTCCTGACGCTACAGACACTCAGCACCGGAAAGAGTACGTCCAGGCCGACCTGAACAGCGTCTGGTCACGAAATGACCTTGACAAGCAACACAGCGAGATTTGAAGACTCTACAATATATGGCCACttgcgaaaggagagaaatcAAGCGAAAGAAATGGCGACACAAAAGCACAACGGAATCAAGGGACGCACGAGAAATAAATTCCGTCGCCGGGACTTGAACCCGGGTCGCGCGGGTGAGAGCCGCGTATCCTAACCACCTAGACTACAACGGATATGAGAGCGAAACATTAAGAGCGCGCACTGAATGCTTCTCTCGACTCAACTTCCAGTCTGGCGAGTTTTTGAGCCTGGAGCACAAAACGTGACCAGCCGGATCTGCAGAAATGACTCATCTTCTTGAAAACGAGAGTGGATGCTTACCCGGTTTCGTGGGAGTAAGTCGGTTCCACTGATGCCAGCTGAAGCCGCATTCCCCGCTGCTACTAGCCATTGACCACTTCCCGGGCGAAACAATGGAAATCTGCAGCGGTGAAGACATGAGCCTCTGGATACTGCAAGGGTTGACAATTGTAATTGCACTGCGCGTAGAGTTTCAGTTCATAGCTGGAACTAGTCAGCGTATCGACAGGCTGAGACAACGATTGTGACAGCGACACAAGAATGTCACCATGTTGAGCGTACAGCAAGGGCTTTGCTTGCTTGCCCCCACTCTTTCTAAGACGGTCCCAGAACCGTTACTGTATAACAATGTAAGCGAGTGAGGTTTGGCTCCAAAACGTCCGAAGTTCAAACACGAGGTCTGCCCTGGTGGCAGACACCGGCGTCGAAAACTGCTTTTCTTTCGAATGCAGTGAACGATACTTCTTCTCAGGCGTGTAACGGAATGGGATCTAAGTATTCTaattcctctctccgttctttcccaGCGCCTGGCGAGTTCCCTGTATGATTACCGGCTTAACGAAGTCGCCAGTGCTTGCCAGTGCCTCTAGCGGCACTGTGAGCAAGATCGTCACCTGGTTGTTTCCAAAGCAAACGCACAACTAAAGATCTTATATCCGCACTCATTTTCGGTGGCAGTGCAGTTTCCCGGTGCCGGCGCCACTGGTTGTAATGGAGTAAAAATCCCCAGAGCGTCTACGGAGTTTCGACTCGTACCCTGACGAAAGAAGGCACCAGAAAGTACACGTTATGAGTATGATATAAACGTCAGAgactctcttttctcttaGTTGCGACGATGTACAAGAAAGTGGACAACATGAGAGACCGGCGCCGAGACGGTGAAAGGCCATGTCTGATGTTTACTTTCTCTGAACTACAAGCAGGGAAGAACAGAAGCCAACTGGAAGCAACTGCCCACAGGCGTTTAGATGGCTTTCTCCACAGCCACAGCTCTGCAGTTGTTCCACGTTCACGCTGACTCCCGCTGTAGCTCTTCTGTTGGTCATGCGGCAGTGGGGAGTGCCGCCTTTTTGCTACCTTTTGCTTTGTCAGTCGCTCAGCTCAAGCAACGAAAATCACCTTTCATGTCCTTGTCTGCTGACAGGCGAAATCGGAAACACGCCAGCCTCACTCAGTACTTTCTTGCTTTTTGGTAACGTTCTGTCTGCGACGAACGCAGCCAGGACTCCACCACCTCAGAGTGCGCAGTTTACCGGTTGCCCAAAATGCCTTCTAGAGTGGGTGTGTCATGCGTATCGCTGGTTTTCCTTCCATTTTACCCCTTTTTCTTGTGTTAAGCGCATAGCCGGCAATCTTGCAGTTTTCTAATCAAAAATACGCAACCACCCGATCTGTTCTTTATACCAGGTTTTTACTGTCGTTATGCGGTGAACCTTGTGAAATTTAATTTGCCTTGGGGAAAAAATCACGCTGTTCTGTTCTCTGGCCCTGCCCGATCTGAGCGCTGGCATTGCTGGCATGCAGAAACCTGCTCATTAGAAAGATTGGCTCTTCGAGCAACATAAGCCAGTCTGCTTTCCATCTGTGTCTGCCTGTCGGCGGCCAAAACTTGGCTGATGTGGTTTAGAATAAAGGTATAAGGTTACTTCTAGGTTGTATACCGAGGCAGTACCCCCGAACGGTACACAATCAGGGCATTACTTTGTCCGTCTAAAACGGACCTTGGCCGGCCGGGTTTTTTGCGTAGGTAAACACTGTGGAGACTTCCACAATGGCGCCGTTTCCTCTaacaaaaacgcgaacggCCTCATCGTGTATCTTTCTCATCTACGTCTTCGTGGCGTTCGTCAGAGCTGACCaaggagaaacagcaaaTGACGTGGACTCTTTCGGTGCACCCCCATTGGGCCATATTGTTCGTTCCTCGATTCCTCCCGTTCCGCGGTTGCTCTCCCGGGCGGACAGCGCGGCGAAGGCTTTGAAACCCGCGAAACGGCAGTCTGCTACTCCTCTGCAAGACTTACATGACTACAATGCTGGTTCTCATTCCCACTCTCCAGGCCACGAAAATCTCGATGGCTGCACGCCAGAAGAGGGCTGCCAAACGCCGCGGCATTcagggggaaaaaggaagcccGAGATGTTAAGCACTGCCGTGATGAGTCGTGGAGCAGTATCTCTGACTGATGATAACTACCACGACTTCATGGCCGCACATTCCATGGTGCTCGTTCTATACTATGCGCCCTGGTGTTACTGGTCTCAGCGGACCAGTCCGGAGTTCGATGCGGCCGCTCGCGTGCTGGCCCATGACAAAACGGACCCGCCTGTGTTTCTTGCTAAAGTCGACTGCACGCAGCATACACAGGTCatgaggaaagaagacattCAAGAATATCCCACCCTCAAGTTCTTTATGCATGGACACCCGAAGGAGTACACAGGTGCGTGGGCGTTTCAGCGGCAACCGTGGCAGTGGGCACTTTGTGGTATCTAAGTAAATCGTGGGCGGGTGTTAAAGGCAGCGAGGTCTAGCAATGCCGTACAGATAACTGCTCGCGTCGTCCCGAAGAGGACACCCAGCAGAGCAGAGTGGTTGACGAATCTGAAAGGCTCTGTAAGGCTGTCCCGCAATTTGGGTGTACAGGTGGCCGTAAAAGGGCAGAGATATTGAAATGGCTGCAGGAAAACTTAGACAGGGACCGCATCATTGCCTCCGTGAATGCCCTGGAAGAAGTTCTGGCCACTCGACAGTTGGGGACTCTTGTCGTCATTGCGGCTCAAGAGTTGCCTAGGCCAGTTGCGGTCCAAGGTGGTGCTgcaccttcttcctctgaCTCGTCTCCCGCCACTCTTGGGGGACACAACTTTGGGGAAGGGGCCGCATCAGTCACTACACAGAGAGCGCTGAGACTCGGCATGGCCAAAACGGGGTCTAACTTGGAGGCAAATGCATCTGACTTGGTGACTACTAGCGGGGAGACGCCTCCTCTGTCAGGCGGAACCCCCAGTCGCCGGGTCCGCGCAGCTGGGCATAGCCGTGGCAATACAGCCGACCAGAAAGACCCCTTGGTTTCTACGTCTGGTGCTGTCTCGCATGCCTCGAAAAAGATCGATCGTGAGATATTCGTAAAAGTCTCTCGCATGATGGGCAGCGACGTCCTGTTTGGTGAGATCGCCGACCCGGATGTCCTGCAGTACTACCTTGATATCCACGTCAGGCCATACATGAAGACGCGTCTCGACATGGCTCATATTCATGTGAGTGTAACCGTGTTAGGTAGGGAGCAAATCGCCACAGTTTGTCGCCCGTTTTTTTGATAACCCTATCATCTACCAGCCATGTATGACTGAGGAATCAAACGGTTTTTGGGTGTCCGCGTCCGGAACCTGTAGCCATCTGCAGTTAGGGAGACCAACAAATAGCTAGAAGAACGTGAATACCATGTATAGGCAGCAGTAGAGAAGGCAATGGAGATAAAGGAGCGTAATCTGACCGGTTGCTAACGTCCTGTCAGCCCACGACGGCAGTATACCCCCAGTCAGCAAATCCAGGTGCACCTGTGAGGTCAAAGGGAGGTCCTCAGTAACCGCGGCGCATCGTGCAAGTGTCACTGGTTTCGTGTGGCCGTGTGCCGCCGTCGCAGCTTCCGTTCATTGCAGCATTTCCGAGTcagagcgacagcgacgatTTTGAGGAGCGTCCCCCCTCACTTGTAGCCGGTGCAGTCGAGGAGGAGATTGTTATCTACACGGGAGCGTTCAATGACCAAGAAAGCCTTATACGGTTTGTGCAAACACACAAGTTTCCTCCAGCTCTTCCGTTTACGGGGATCGTAGCGCCCAGGCTTTTCGAAGGTGAGCTACCAATGATACGGACTCTTGATCTGCACTGAAGTGAGCCAAAGGATACGTGGTTTTAGTGAAATCCCTGTCAAGGATTACTGGCACCAGGAGGGGCTTCTTTGGTGGGGCTTGGCTAGGAGAGCAGTGTGAAGCTTTTGGTCGCATCGCACGAAGTCTTACCGGCACCAGTTTCTTGCGAATGAGTTGGGTACGTGTGCCCCAGCAGATTCCCGGCCCAAACGTTCACTTTATGCTTTAATGGTACTGCTTCTTCATACGCAGATGGTCGTCCGATCTGCGTCATGTTCCTCGATGACGCCAGTTCAGTCAAGCGGAACGGCCAAGTCCACGTTCCCATCGAGCGAACGTTAGAAATCAGGAAAATGTTCGAGGACGTTGCTTCTACCTACAGAAGCCAGCTCATCTTCACAGTATCAGGTATTTGCACGTCAAGGATAGGTACACTTGCTGCACGGATTAGTACCTCCGCCAGAGTCTTTATTTGTGACGACTTCTTCACGGTGTCCACGATATTGTTCACTCGCGTAGGCAGGGCCAGGCAGCACCTGCTTcctgagagaggaaggattCTCGATGGATCCAGTCTCCTCCCCCCACACGCGAGTGGAGGTGTAGCATCCGCTTTAGGGATAATTtttcagtctctctcggaATGTCTTCCCACGATTACTCGGTTTCCTGTATCAATGGTATCCTCCTCTGTTTACTTGTAGGCACAAAGGAGCCGCATGAAAAGCGACTTTTGACATTGCTCGGCGTCGAAGATGATCGGGAGGGTCCCCAACTGCGTATTGTCACTTTTAATCCTAGTGGCAATGGGAAGTATCACCCTGCACTGAAGTTTCGTCCAATTCAGACGACGCCGCTCAATAACGGAACCTCTCGCAGCACGACCGGAGAAGATTTTTCGAAGGGGACTAATAGTATGGAAAAGAAACCTGAAGAGACCAATCAAGGGAGCGATTTGCAGAAAAGAACTGGACTACGGTCTTCGACGATACCCTCTGTTGAGGAGCCATCCGTCGAATTGCAACAGGAAAGACCTTCGCGAAAGGAAGGACTAAGAAACATGAGAAGTCAGTCCAGTCTAGACGAAAATGCGCTACAAGAGTTTAAGGAGGTGAGATACGTAATTTAGCCAGAGCATGTCACGCGCAAAGCTCAACAGTGATAATTTGTTTTCTTAGCTGGTCTCATATGAACTGAAACGAACGGAAACGACTCACGAGGTCAAAGGGAACCCTAACTGTTGTTCTTGACGACGCACGTCATATATCACCACTGTGGTTCTTGCCCCGCAGAACCTCAAGAACTTTGTGACTGGCTACCTCGACGGCTCCCTCGCACCTTACTTGAGATCCGAGCCTGTACctgctgaagaggaaaaccaAGGTAGGTGTGATGTGAAAGCTCTGTCGAATCTGTTTCAAACGATGGCAGACAACAGACGCGTCTCCCTTGGCATCGTCCCCTGCCCACAGCTCATGTCGAAGACAAGTGGTGAGTGGTGTCTCTGTTGCCGTTGATCAGGCGTCCTTAAAGTGGTTGTGGGGTCTACATTCAACGAGCTCGTGCTGCAAACCGATAAAGATGTTTTGGTCGAGTTTGGCGCACCCTGGTAAGCCATATTTTTGCCAACAGGTGGGTGTGCAAGTCTCCCCTGCTGTCTGAGCTCAAACCGGCCCCCGTACAGCAATCAGGCAGCAAGTGCAGGTTCGGTTCCACTCGCCTAACTACCCCAACAGTGCCCAGCCTGATCCACGTTTTGCGCGGCACATGTCCATGTACTCAGGTGCGGGCACTGCCGCAAGGTCGAGCCGACGTTGAAAATGGTTGCAGCAGTTCTACGAGATTCTGGAAGCGAGTTACTGGTGGCAAAGATGGACGCGACTCGCAATGAAGTGAAAGATCTTTATTTCACTGGGTATCCTACCCTACTTCTTTTCCCTGCGAACAAAAAGGCAGATCCATTAATGTaccaaggagacagaagtgAGGAAGACCTCCTGCAGTGGCTGGCTGCCAATGTGGATAGGAAGGACATAAATTTGGAACTTTGTTCGGAGAAAATCAAACGGCTTTTGGAGCAGCAACTCATGTTGAAGTCGGGACCTGTTTCAGAAAGTGGTGAACCCCTCATTTCGTCTTGGGGAACTctgacgcatgcagagaggagtGTTCTTGAGGAACTATAGATACTGCAAACGAATGCAAAGTTAAGGACGATTTTTTCCCTGAAAATGCATCTGCGGATAGCAGCTGGTTTTTTTGTTCCTTAGTGTACAGTGGGCTGCCACCGTTTTCGCTCAGGTTCAGAGAGACTCACAATGagtctgttttcctcgcaTCAGGAATCGGTTGGCGTGGGAGAGAGGTTGCGCCACGACGTAGCTTTACGAACTTTTCACATTGCTGGCATTGACTCAAAAAGAGGGAGTTAGAGATTTCGAGGGTTGCTAAGTGTCGGAACTATACAAAGATGTGGTTCCAACCGAAGGGCGATAAAGCAGAACGTCAGCAAAACACTAGCCGTCATACCGCCGTGGCCGTTCTAAAGTGCAATTTACCTTCTAGTGTCACTGGATATTTGCAAGAGGGATGCACTGCATACCACCATTTATCGCGTAAAGGATAAAGGGCCTTTCGAATTCGTGAGCACTTCGCCTTGTACCGCGCCAGCAGTCCTCGGTCCTCCGAAATGACTGCACGCCCAGTCTAACGGGAAAAACTGGGCGGCACTTGGCCGGCGTCTGCCGGGGGCTCTACGGCTGCTCTCGGCAGCACGAAACAATACGTAGCATTGGAGAAATTTGCGCTCGCGTCTGGTTAACCAATTACCAAAAGCAGGACAGGGTTTCACGTGCCAGTCAGGAACCTATAACACTGCCGCACATAATTTACTTTGTATCGACCGTGAACAACATTTTGTGAACGAGGTGGGgttgagaaggaaggcgaagggacACTGAACACAAAACCAACCAACAACGGCTCAATATACGCTCACTAGAAACGCATTAGGGGCTGGGTCAGCATATGTGAACTAATGCACACCTGGCAGGTTTGCCAAAAGTGATGAAGAGGAATCGTGCCGTATCCGTCATCGTAGGCCGCGGACGTCGACACTACCCTGAGCTGTCTCTGGGCGGGCAGCTGGTAGCGCTGGCAACAGACCTTCGGCTCATGTTTCGCCAGTAAAGTCATCCAGTAGCTGACCATTGACGAACATGGCACACACAACACCGCAAAGCACACACAGTTTGGATCCGGAGCGTAACGTGTGAAGAGTGTGGTCAGTGAGGGGTGAGCAAAAAGACACGGTTGCTGACTTCTTGACCAACGGTGTTTTTGTTTCCCCAGTATTGTCGTGAACCGGCGAACGCGGACCTTACTGTTACGCAGGAACACAGACTGTGCAGCGGTCGTCTCTGGTTCTTGTTGTGACATCACGATTTagtccttttttctctgtttgccTGGCGCATCAGCCGCCGAGTATCAGCTAGCTGCCAGCATCGCTGAATGGCCGCCGAATGGAATACGGTATCTCCCTTAACTCTTACGCATGCTATGACTCATATCAGGACTCCTAGATTATTGTGGCGTGGAAAGGACTTCTGAAAGAGAAGGGGCGTCGTACAGTCACTGTTTCACGCAGGCATGGACATAAAGAAAGGCTACCCCCGGAGTTTCAACATGGTACTACAGACACACTGTGCAGTTCGTGCAGACTCTGGGCGTGTTGGTGCGACTCTTCCAGCGAGCCTGATTCTGCTGCCAATCGCTTGACGAGGTGTGCCGAGAGCTGTCATTTTGTAATTTTTTGTTGTTTAGACGTCTAGTCGTTTTCATCGCATACGTTCAAAGTTTTCGGGCTCTGGTAATGATCGAGCATCACGAAGGCGAGTGTTTCAATGGTATAACGTGACGATCCTCAATTTAGCTCGATCTGgggttttccttcgtttgcCTCTGCTTTCAGGGGCCGTTTATCAATACCATTAGGACGACGTTCACATTGTCTGAACACCTTCCTGCCGAAACGGCTTCAGCCGGAGGTGAGGCTGGATAAATGTGCCGGTTGCCTTGCTGTCAAGATTCTCAAAAGCTGGACAGTTACATTAGTTCCTGGTAGAGCTTTACGACTTCGGCACCAGTCCGTACCTGCAGGCTCCCGCTTCTGGTCGTCGGTGCTCTTGGAGCGCCCGGCTGCTACTGGCTTCCATCCCTCTCGAAGGCTCGACATCTGGAATGTTATTTCTTCCACGTTTGCCTTGGATTCGTCGGTTCCTGGAGCACTTCCCCTTATAAATTTGTCTTCGTTTGGTGGTTTCGGGAAGCACTGTCTCAAATAAGTGGCAGCCTGAAGGGGCGCGAAGGTCACGATGACCATTCTTCACGCTGGAAGCCTCCTTCTACTAGTTCTGCAGTTGGGGTGCGTTCTTCGGTGCGGACGAGCAGCTTCTTTCGAATCAAGAACAAGAGAGTGTGGCAGTATCCGGTGTTTGCCTAAAATCTTCCAACAATCTCAGCCGTCTGCGACCACCGCGGGAAGCAAaactctctcttccccggaAAGATCCTTAGGGATGAATGCTACAAGGAAAGGGTGGCACAAGGACCGGGAGCTCCAACCATTGACGACAAAACAGAGGCATAACCCTAGTTTCAAGCTCAACACATCGCTGGAGGAGGTGGCGGGTGATGGTCCTGGTGGGGGGGATCAGGAGTTTGTTCCCATTGTTGATGATAAGTATGCAAATGCGGCACGTCTCGTCAACGAGTACGTGTCTCGTGACCAACCGTTTGAAGATACTCACCGGTCATGTCCGCAGACAAATTGGATGCGAGTGCAAGGAACAAGCGGAAGGTGCTTTAAGTCGTTCGATTTTATGGAGTTTCGCCATCGGCCGCCGGACATCGATGACGGCAGCACAGTGAAGCAAGTGGGGACATGGGAAGAAGCTGAACGAATATGTATGAGTTTTGGTGCACATCTGGCGGCTCTG of the Neospora caninum Liverpool complete genome, chromosome XII genome contains:
- a CDS encoding putative protein disulfide-isomerase, coding for MAPFPLTKTRTASSCIFLIYVFVAFVRADQGETANDVDSFGAPPLGHIVRSSIPPVPRLLSRADSAAKALKPAKRQSATPLQDLHDYNAGSHSHSPGHENLDGCTPEEGCQTPRHSGGKRKPEMLSTAVMSRGAVSLTDDNYHDFMAAHSMVLVLYYAPWCYWSQRTSPEFDAAARVLAHDKTDPPVFLAKVDCTQHTQVMRKEDIQEYPTLKFFMHGHPKEYTGGRKRAEILKWLQENLDRDRIIASVNALEEVLATRQLGTLVVIAAQELPRPVAVQGGAAPSSSDSSPATLGGHNFGEGAASVTTQRALRLGMAKTGSNLEANASDLVTTSGETPPLSGGTPSRRVRAAGHSRGNTADQKDPLVSTSGAVSHASKKIDREIFVKVSRMMGSDVLFGEIADPDVLQYYLDIHVRPYMKTRLDMAHIHLPFIAAFPSQSDSDDFEERPPSLVAGAVEEEIVIYTGAFNDQESLIRFVQTHKFPPALPFTGIVAPRLFEDGRPICVMFLDDASSVKRNGQVHVPIERTLEIRKMFEDVASTYRSQLIFTVSGTKEPHEKRLLTLLGVEDDREGPQLRIVTFNPSGNGKYHPALKFRPIQTTPLNNGTSRSTTGEDFSKGTNSMEKKPEETNQGSDLQKRTGLRSSTIPSVEEPSVELQQERPSRKEGLRNMRSQSSLDENALQEFKENLKNFVTGYLDGSLAPYLRSEPVPAEEENQGVLKVVVGSTFNELVLQTDKDVLVEFGAPWCGHCRKVEPTLKMVAAVLRDSGSELLVAKMDATRNEVKDLYFTGYPTLLLFPANKKADPLMYQGDRSEEDLLQWLAANVDRKDINLELCSEKIKRLLEQQLMLKSGPVSESGEPLISSWGTLTHAERSVLEEL